Proteins encoded together in one Miscanthus floridulus cultivar M001 chromosome 16, ASM1932011v1, whole genome shotgun sequence window:
- the LOC136510097 gene encoding CLP protease regulatory subunit CLPX1, mitochondrial-like isoform X1 — MFSAARRLLTSRARAFALAAAAPYSHSAGASPSRPRFPTPKEIRRGLDEFVVGQDKAKKVLSVAVHNHYKRIYNESSNKCSAKSLVRGGGAASCDDDIELEKSNILLIGPTGSGKTLLAKTLARYVNVPFVIADATTITQVGYSGEDVESVIYKLLAAADFNVQAAEHGIVYIDEADKLTKKADCREGRRDVSGEGVQQALLKMFEGTVISVPRKRSQDNIPQGYVEVDTRNILFICGGAFFGLEKIVSERHQHYPVGFGIPICHELRNCSWTTALQESCSIDVENDDLIAYGLIPEFIGRLPITVGLTNLSEEQLVQVVLREPKNAIGKQYKKLFKMNDVKLHFTDNALRMIAKKAITKETGARGLRSIMEDILTEAMFEIPDAREGKEKVIAVLVDEESVGPLHHRGCGAKIFRDDGALELYVYHNNIKLPGLIQSNPRRRRIFRLCLLVALSATKLWIYQTFPWFSSIYEWIVLMLCKVNTFTQ, encoded by the exons ATGTTCTCCGCGGCTCGCCGCCTCCTCACGTCCCGCGCCCGCGCCTTCGCCTTGGCGGCGGCCGCGCCCTACTCCCACTCCGCCGGGGCGTCCCCGTCGCGGCCTCGCTTCCCGACGCCCAAGGAGATCCGTAGGGGCTTGGACGAGTTCGTCGTCGGCCAGGACAAGGCCAAGAAG GTGCTCTCTGTTGCTGTGCACAATCACTACAAGAGGATATACAATGAGTCATCAAATAAGTG TTCCGCAAAGAGCTTGGtgcgtggtggtggtgctgcgAGCTGTGATGATGACATTGAGCTTGAAAAGAGTAACATCCTTCTGATTGGGCCGACAGGGTCAG GTAAAACATTGTTAGCAAAAACGTTAGCTCGGTATGTGAATGTGCCATTCGTGATTGCTGATGCAACAACAATTACACAG GTTGGATATTCTGGTGAGGATGTGGAATCTGTAATCTACAAACTTCTAGCG GCTGCTGACTTCAATGTTCAGGCTGCAGAGCATGGTATTGTGTACATTGACGAAGCTGATAAGCTCACAAAGAAG GCCGACTGCCGTGAGGGTCGAAGGGATGTATCTGGTGAGGGTGTGCAGCAAGCGTTGTTAAAAATGTTTGAAGGAACA GTCATCAGCGTGCCAAGAAAAAGAAGTCAAGATAATATACCCCAGGGTTATGTTGAG GTCGATACACGAAACATACTTTTCATTTGTGGAGGTGCCTTCTTTGGCTTGGAAAAGATAGTCTCAGAAAG ACATCAACATTATCCTGTTGGATTTGGCATACCAATATGTCATGAGCTGCGGAACTGCAGCTGGACAACTGCTCTTCAGGAATCTTGCTCTATTGAT GTTGAAAATGATGATCTTATTGCCTACGGCTTGATCCCAGAATTCATTGGAAGGTTGCCAATAACAGTTGGCCTGACTAATCTTAGTGAAGAGCAATTGGTTCAAGTA GTGCTCAGGGAGCCCAAAAACGCAATAGGAAAGCAATACAAGAAGCTATTCAAAATGAATGAT GTCAAGCTTCATTTCACTGATAATGCTTTGCGGATGATAGCAAAGAAGGCAATCACAAAAGAAACAGGAGCCCGAGGGCTGCGGTCTATAATGGAGGACATTTTGACAGAAGCAATGTTTGAG ATTCCTGATGCTAGAGAGGGGAAAGAGAAGGTAATTGCCGTTCTTGTCGACGAAGAGTCTGTAGGACCACTACACCATCGAGGATGTGGAGCAAAAATTTTTCGGGATGATGGAGCCTTGGAACTGTATGTTTACCACAACAATATCAAGCTGCCCGGGCTGATTCAGAGCAACCCCAGACGCAGACGCATTTTTCGGCTCTGCCTTCTAGTCGCATTATCAGCAACAAAGCTTTGGATTTACCAGACATTTCCTTGGTTTTCATCGATATATGAATGGATTGTATTGATGCTATGCAAGGTCAACACTTTTACACAATGA
- the LOC136510097 gene encoding CLP protease regulatory subunit CLPX1, mitochondrial-like isoform X2: MFSAARRLLTSRARAFALAAAAPYSHSAGASPSRPRFPTPKEIRRGLDEFVVGQDKAKKVLSVAVHNHYKRIYNESSNKCSAKSLVRGGGAASCDDDIELEKSNILLIGPTGSGKTLLAKTLARYVNVPFVIADATTITQVGYSGEDVESVIYKLLAAADFNVQAAEHGIVYIDEADKLTKKADCREGRRDVSGEGVQQALLKMFEGTVISVPRKRSQDNIPQGYVEVDTRNILFICGGAFFGLEKIVSERHQHYPVGFGIPICHELRNCSWTTALQESCSIDVENDDLIAYGLIPEFIGRLPITVGLTNLSEEQLVQVLREPKNAIGKQYKKLFKMNDVKLHFTDNALRMIAKKAITKETGARGLRSIMEDILTEAMFEIPDAREGKEKVIAVLVDEESVGPLHHRGCGAKIFRDDGALELYVYHNNIKLPGLIQSNPRRRRIFRLCLLVALSATKLWIYQTFPWFSSIYEWIVLMLCKVNTFTQ; encoded by the exons ATGTTCTCCGCGGCTCGCCGCCTCCTCACGTCCCGCGCCCGCGCCTTCGCCTTGGCGGCGGCCGCGCCCTACTCCCACTCCGCCGGGGCGTCCCCGTCGCGGCCTCGCTTCCCGACGCCCAAGGAGATCCGTAGGGGCTTGGACGAGTTCGTCGTCGGCCAGGACAAGGCCAAGAAG GTGCTCTCTGTTGCTGTGCACAATCACTACAAGAGGATATACAATGAGTCATCAAATAAGTG TTCCGCAAAGAGCTTGGtgcgtggtggtggtgctgcgAGCTGTGATGATGACATTGAGCTTGAAAAGAGTAACATCCTTCTGATTGGGCCGACAGGGTCAG GTAAAACATTGTTAGCAAAAACGTTAGCTCGGTATGTGAATGTGCCATTCGTGATTGCTGATGCAACAACAATTACACAG GTTGGATATTCTGGTGAGGATGTGGAATCTGTAATCTACAAACTTCTAGCG GCTGCTGACTTCAATGTTCAGGCTGCAGAGCATGGTATTGTGTACATTGACGAAGCTGATAAGCTCACAAAGAAG GCCGACTGCCGTGAGGGTCGAAGGGATGTATCTGGTGAGGGTGTGCAGCAAGCGTTGTTAAAAATGTTTGAAGGAACA GTCATCAGCGTGCCAAGAAAAAGAAGTCAAGATAATATACCCCAGGGTTATGTTGAG GTCGATACACGAAACATACTTTTCATTTGTGGAGGTGCCTTCTTTGGCTTGGAAAAGATAGTCTCAGAAAG ACATCAACATTATCCTGTTGGATTTGGCATACCAATATGTCATGAGCTGCGGAACTGCAGCTGGACAACTGCTCTTCAGGAATCTTGCTCTATTGAT GTTGAAAATGATGATCTTATTGCCTACGGCTTGATCCCAGAATTCATTGGAAGGTTGCCAATAACAGTTGGCCTGACTAATCTTAGTGAAGAGCAATTGGTTCAA GTGCTCAGGGAGCCCAAAAACGCAATAGGAAAGCAATACAAGAAGCTATTCAAAATGAATGAT GTCAAGCTTCATTTCACTGATAATGCTTTGCGGATGATAGCAAAGAAGGCAATCACAAAAGAAACAGGAGCCCGAGGGCTGCGGTCTATAATGGAGGACATTTTGACAGAAGCAATGTTTGAG ATTCCTGATGCTAGAGAGGGGAAAGAGAAGGTAATTGCCGTTCTTGTCGACGAAGAGTCTGTAGGACCACTACACCATCGAGGATGTGGAGCAAAAATTTTTCGGGATGATGGAGCCTTGGAACTGTATGTTTACCACAACAATATCAAGCTGCCCGGGCTGATTCAGAGCAACCCCAGACGCAGACGCATTTTTCGGCTCTGCCTTCTAGTCGCATTATCAGCAACAAAGCTTTGGATTTACCAGACATTTCCTTGGTTTTCATCGATATATGAATGGATTGTATTGATGCTATGCAAGGTCAACACTTTTACACAATGA
- the LOC136510096 gene encoding pentatricopeptide repeat-containing protein At3g49240, mitochondrial-like, translated as MSLSKPVSARRLAPALFPLAHADAASAAASRRERRKDTFVATPPTPAPSPRAVRLAEPLPTLAPSRLAFHNRILALLSGPQADLPEAALLTRHALHSNCRPSSFTCAAVLAALLRARRLEDFFALHRFALQAAVPPTAATHVLYLSALAARRLADDALHHLRLLARPGSPVPPSSTAYRVVVECLVADYGRLADAVELKDEMLDSGFVGPDPKVYRILMAGFVGAGDGAKAVELYQELKDKVGGEPVLDGIVYGTLMKAYFLMGMEEKAMECYKEVLGVESAVRFGAESYNEVVDALGQNGRLEDALKLFDRMLGEHDPPLRIAVDLRSFRVMVDAYCAAGRFEDAIAVFRRMGEWKLVPDVASYNNLIQHLQNNQLIDKVEVLYSEMCESGVGADEETYLLLMEACFSVDRIDDGISYFDKMDNLELKPDATAYHKLIHGLVGFIMVDKAQEYFDQMKEKGVGPSISSYETLLKAYIAADRLDDAVKVAKGILLDEKVVFSDGMKELLEGALRGDGRENDITKLYEDVEREKAEAEAQAAEEKAKAEALAREERERRRAEIAAKDEAASKASAAAIEAILAHKRKTENEGAPAPDANTLDGGFLSKLGLKSAGEGALQGNPTESGDDGEGALQGNPTESGDDGEGALQGNPTESGDDVPGHP; from the coding sequence ATGTCGCTGTCGAAGCCGGTCTCGGCGCGCCGCCTCGCTCCGGCGCTCTTCCCGCTCGCGCACGCGGACGCCGCCTCGGCAGCGGCCTCCCGCCGTGAGCGCCGCAAGGACACGTTCGTCGCGACGCCCCCGACGCCCGCGCCCTCCCCGCGGGCCGTGCGCCTCGCGGAGCCGCTCCCCACGCTGGCACCGTCCCGCCTCGCGTTCCACAACCGGATCCTCGCGCTCCTCTCGGGCCCGCAGGCCGACCTCCCGGAGGCGGCGCTCCTCACCCGCCACGCGCTCCACTCCAACTGCCGCCCCTCGTCCTTCACCTGCGCCGCCGTCCTCGCCGCGCTCCTCCGCGCGCGCCGCCTCGAGGACTTCTTCGCGCTGCACCGCTTCGCGCTCCAGGCCGCCGTCCCGCCCACCGCCGCCACGCACGTGCTCTACCTCTCCGCGCTCGCCGCGCGCCGCCTCGCCGACGACGCGCTCCACCACCTCCGCCTCCTCGCCCGCCCCGGCTCCCCCGTGCCGCCCTCCTCGACGGCTTACCGCGTCGTCGTCGAGTGCCTCGTCGCCGACTACGGCCGGCTCGCGGATGCCGTCGAGCTCAAGGATGAGATGCTCGACTCTGGATTCGTTGGGCCGGATCCCAAGGTCTACAGAATCCTCATGGCTGGGTTCGTGGGTGCTGGGGATGGAGCCAAAGCCGTGGAGCTGTACCAGGAACTCAAGGACAAGGTTGGGGGTGAGCCAGTTCTGGATGGCATTGTGTATGGGACTCTCATGAAGGCGTACTTCCTTATGGGAATGGAGGAGAAGGCTATGGAGTGTTACAAAGAGGTGCTCGGTGTTGAATCGGCGGTGAGGTTTGGGGCCGAGAGCTACAATGAGGTGGTTGATGCGCTTGGGCAGAATGGGAGGTTGGAGGATGCACTTAAGCTGTTCGACAGAATGCTTGGGGAGCATGACCCTCCACTGCGGATTGCAGTTGATCTGAGAAGCTTCAGGGTGATGGTTGATGCCTATTGTGCTGCTGGGAGATTTGAAGATGCAATTGCAGTGTTCAGAAGAATGGGGGAATGGAAGCTGGTGCCTGATGTGGCATCCTATAATAATTTGATTCAGCACCTGCAGAATAACCAGTTGATAGATAAGGTGGAGGTGCTCTACAGTGAGATGTGTGAGAGTGGTGTTGGTGCTGATGAGGAGACATATTTACTGCTCATGGAAGCATGCTTCAGTGTTGATCGCATCGATGATGGTATATCTTACTTTGACAAAATGGACAATTTGGAGCTGAAGCCTGATGCAACTGCATATCATAAACTTATTCATGGCCTGGTGGGTTTCATTATGGTCGACAAGGCTCAGGAATACTTCGATCAGATGAAGGAGAAGGGAGTTGGCCCAAGCATCTCAAGCTACGAGACATTGCTGAAGGCATATATTGCTGCTGACCGGTTGGATGATGCAGTCAAGGTTGCAAAAGGTATTCTTTTGGATGAGAAGGTTGTGTTCAGCGATGGAATGAAGGAGCTCTTGGAAGGAGCATTACGTGGAGATGGGAGGGAAAATGACATCACCAAGTTATATGAGGATGTGGAGAGGGAAAAGGCTGAAGCAGAAGCCCAGGCTGCAGAAGAGAAGGCGAAGGCAGAGGCTCTTGccagggaagagagggagagaaggAGGGCAGAGATTGCTGCTAAGGACGAAGCCGCATCTAAAGCCAGTGCTGCTGCCATTGAAGCTATCCTAGCCCATAAAAGGAAGACTGAGAATGAAGGAGCGCCTGCTCCTGATGCAAACACCCTGGATGGTGGCTTTCTCAGTAAGCTAGGCCTTAAATCAGCTGGAGAAGGGGCACTTCAAGGCAATCCAACAGAAAGTGGAGACGATGGAGAAGGGGCACTCCAAGGAAATCCAACAGAAAGTGGAGACGATGGAGAAGGGGCACTTCAAGGCAATCCGACAGAAAGTGGAGATGATGTACCGGGACATCCGTGA